Proteins from one Blattabacterium sp. (Blattella germanica) str. Bge genomic window:
- a CDS encoding HDIG domain-containing metalloprotein encodes MANFLKFYTYKNIADKILVPIIAVLSLTFFFPKKEIFKYEFSKGKNWTYRDLFSPFCFVVPKNNQDIDLEIKKLKEDQKIFFIQNEKIVKNIKKKLKKIPFLKNRKHYSKIVYKTVNTVYKYGYIDSIPIPDITEHNKIHIIFFQKNKKWIPILYKKIYTRKKVNHIIDKNFLINGYRVKILKRILKKIIVPNFFYNQSYTEFFFHKKIQSINKIKYSFSKGDKIIGNNEIIDENKFQILSYFKKEYENKVWNKKKDYCLIIGYFLIISMIFTLFILYLFYFQNKIFHKNREINFLIINILLISLITILILKYHSKILYIIPFCILPISIRAFFNFHLSIIIHITTILLLSLIAPNSFEFIFIQLITGFLVMLTKKNIYKMANLFIAVGKITITYIVTFSSLILIREGSLEKISWHTFFFIFFSGVLTLFVHPLIFLFEKLLNLTSDISLLELSDTNTPILRLLSQKAPGTFQHVLTVANIAEEAAVAIRANSLLVRIGAIYHDIGKIKNANFFTENQHNIINNPHEKLSPKESSKIILGHVSIGIEFAKKYHLPDSVTDFIRTHHGNSIIHYFYEKQKKKCPNIKVDKRQFQYSGPKPFSKETAIVMIADSVEAASKSIKNPSSKDLEDLVENVINKQKKENQFSNADITLKEIEKVKKVLKKKLINIYHTRIEYPKS; translated from the coding sequence ATGGCTAATTTCTTAAAGTTTTATACATATAAAAATATTGCAGATAAGATTTTAGTTCCAATTATTGCAGTCTTATCATTGACATTTTTTTTCCCAAAAAAAGAGATTTTTAAATATGAATTTTCAAAAGGAAAAAATTGGACTTACAGAGATTTATTTTCTCCGTTTTGTTTTGTTGTTCCAAAAAACAATCAAGATATCGATTTAGAAATAAAAAAATTGAAAGAGGATCAAAAAATATTTTTTATTCAAAACGAAAAAATAGTTAAAAACATAAAAAAAAAGCTAAAAAAAATTCCATTTCTAAAAAATAGAAAACATTATTCCAAAATCGTTTATAAAACAGTAAATACTGTGTACAAATATGGATATATAGATTCTATTCCAATTCCAGATATAACGGAACATAATAAAATTCATATAATTTTTTTTCAAAAAAACAAAAAATGGATTCCCATTTTATACAAAAAAATTTACACTCGCAAAAAGGTAAATCATATTATTGATAAAAATTTTCTTATAAATGGTTATCGTGTCAAGATTTTAAAAAGAATTTTAAAAAAAATTATCGTACCAAATTTTTTTTATAACCAAAGTTATACTGAATTTTTTTTTCATAAAAAAATTCAATCTATCAATAAAATAAAATATTCTTTTTCAAAAGGAGATAAAATTATCGGAAATAATGAAATAATAGATGAAAATAAATTTCAGATTTTATCTTATTTCAAAAAGGAATATGAAAATAAAGTATGGAATAAAAAAAAAGATTATTGTCTTATTATAGGGTATTTTCTTATCATTAGTATGATATTTACTTTATTTATATTATATCTTTTTTATTTTCAAAATAAAATCTTCCACAAAAATAGGGAAATTAATTTTTTAATAATCAATATACTGCTCATATCATTAATTACTATTTTAATTTTAAAATATCATTCTAAAATATTATATATAATTCCTTTTTGTATACTTCCTATAAGTATTCGTGCTTTTTTCAATTTTCACTTGAGCATCATTATTCACATAACAACCATTTTATTATTGTCCTTAATTGCCCCAAATAGTTTTGAATTTATTTTTATTCAATTAATTACAGGATTTTTAGTCATGCTTACAAAAAAAAACATTTATAAAATGGCGAACCTTTTTATTGCTGTTGGAAAAATAACCATTACTTATATAGTTACTTTTAGTTCACTTATTTTGATTCGTGAAGGGTCTTTAGAAAAAATTTCTTGGCATACTTTTTTCTTTATTTTTTTTAGTGGAGTTTTAACTTTATTTGTTCATCCATTAATATTTCTTTTCGAAAAATTATTAAATCTCACTTCTGATATTTCATTATTGGAACTATCGGATACAAATACTCCTATATTAAGATTGTTATCTCAAAAAGCTCCTGGTACTTTTCAACATGTTTTAACAGTAGCAAATATCGCAGAAGAAGCAGCTGTTGCTATTAGAGCCAATTCATTATTGGTAAGAATAGGAGCTATTTATCATGATATAGGAAAAATAAAAAATGCAAATTTTTTTACTGAAAATCAACATAATATAATTAATAATCCCCACGAAAAATTAAGTCCAAAAGAAAGTTCAAAAATTATTTTAGGACATGTTTCAATTGGAATTGAGTTTGCAAAAAAATATCATCTTCCTGATTCTGTTACTGATTTCATACGAACACACCATGGAAATAGCATTATTCATTATTTTTACGAAAAACAAAAAAAAAAATGTCCTAATATCAAAGTGGATAAAAGACAATTTCAATATTCTGGACCTAAACCTTTTTCCAAAGAAACGGCTATTGTTATGATAGCCGACTCTGTAGAAGCTGCTTCTAAAAGTATAAAAAATCCGTCTTCCAAAGATTTAGAAGACTTGGTAGAAAATGTTATTAACAAACAGAAAAAAGAAAATCAGTTTTCTAATGCGGATATTACTTTAAAGGAAATAGAGAAAGTAAAAAAAGTTCTTAAAAAGAAACTAATAAATATTTATCATACTAGAATAGAATATCCTAAAAGCTGA
- a CDS encoding Lrp/AsnC ligand binding domain-containing protein, with product MILRYNTDEIDNTIVKKLNINARTPYTEISKQISKEIKPLSVGTVHVRVKKLEEAGIIKGSTLIIGYESLGFHLIAFVGILSDSRESKLVKEELKKIPNVVQLYITSGKYNLFCRIIARDPSDARDVISKIGEIKGVLRTESTICLEESINDENRLLSNILQKNQSSYKKKT from the coding sequence ATGATTCTAAGATATAATACAGATGAAATAGACAATACTATTGTCAAAAAATTAAATATAAATGCTAGAACTCCATATACTGAAATCAGTAAACAGATTAGCAAAGAAATAAAACCATTATCTGTTGGTACTGTTCATGTTAGAGTAAAAAAATTAGAAGAAGCAGGAATTATCAAGGGAAGTACTTTGATTATTGGATATGAATCTTTGGGTTTTCATTTAATAGCTTTTGTAGGAATTTTATCGGATTCTCGTGAATCTAAATTGGTGAAAGAAGAATTAAAAAAAATTCCTAATGTTGTCCAATTATATATTACCTCAGGAAAATATAATCTTTTTTGTAGAATTATTGCTAGAGACCCTTCGGATGCTAGAGATGTTATTTCTAAAATTGGAGAGATAAAAGGAGTTCTTAGAACGGAATCTACTATTTGTTTAGAAGAAAGCATTAATGATGAAAATAGATTGTTATCCAATATTTTACAAAAAAATCAATCATCTTATAAAAAAAAAACATGA